GTACGCTGGAGACGTCGAGCTTTGTTCTTATTTCTTGTGGTGCAATCAGCACGCACCAATTTATGTAACCGGGGAAGAAGCGGACCTGCGTCAGCCACGTAGCGGCGTACCGCAGAATCTGTCCACTGCCCATCGCCAAATCCGTGAAACCGCATATGCAGATAAATAAGCTGACTGACGTCGCCAATCATCTGCTTGGAGTACTTTAATTTTCGCATCCGACGTCGCACCAGCTTGGCGCCTACCACCTCATGATGGTGGAAACTCACTTGACCATTCTCGCTAAAAGCACGGGTCTCGGGTTTACCGCAGTCATGCATGAGCGCTGCCCACCGCAGAACCACATCCGGTTCTTCTTCTTGGTCTATCGCTTGACGGAGTACCTGCAATGAGTGAGCATAAACATCTTTGTGTTGACGATGCTCATCCTGAGTTAACTTCATCGCTGGAATTTCAGGATAAATATAATCCGCTAACCCGACGTTGACCAGGATATTTATTCCTACCCACGGAGCAGCACCCAGCATCAGCTTGTCTAGCTCGGTCCGGATTCTTTCCGCAGTGATGCGTTGAATTTCACTGGACATCCGGGTCATAGCGTCCTGCACCCGGGGAGTAAGCCCAAAACCTAGTTGACTCACAAATCGGGCTGCGCGCAACATCCGCAGCGGGTCATCATGGAAAGAGATTTCCGGGATATCTGGAGTATCGAGAACACGGTTGACTAAGTCTTTCAACCCTCCCAAAGGATCATGGAATTCGCCCTGAATACGCCCTTCTACCAGGTTCAGTTGAACTGCCATGGCATTGACCTTAAAATCCCGCCGAACCAAATCCCCTTCTAAGGTGTCACCAAATTGCACCTCGGGATTTCGGGTTTCACCATCATAAGAATCAGAGCGGAACGTAGTGATCTCTATCTGCTGGCCTTCATGTTCGGCCGAGACTGTGCCAAAGGCAATACCGGTGTCCCATACCACCGAACAATGTTTCTCCAAGATTTCTGCGACCACTGCCGGGCGTGCCGGAGTGGTGAAGTCAAGGTCACTACCTAATCGGCCCAAGAGGGCATCC
This genomic interval from Corynebacterium poyangense contains the following:
- a CDS encoding CCA tRNA nucleotidyltransferase, whose product is MNSSAENPSHDPLQSLSLLAKAEQSVQALNSLLGPIIADFSQRGLPLYLVGGSVRDALLGRLGSDLDFTTPARPAVVAEILEKHCSVVWDTGIAFGTVSAEHEGQQIEITTFRSDSYDGETRNPEVQFGDTLEGDLVRRDFKVNAMAVQLNLVEGRIQGEFHDPLGGLKDLVNRVLDTPDIPEISFHDDPLRMLRAARFVSQLGFGLTPRVQDAMTRMSSEIQRITAERIRTELDKLMLGAAPWVGINILVNVGLADYIYPEIPAMKLTQDEHRQHKDVYAHSLQVLRQAIDQEEEPDVVLRWAALMHDCGKPETRAFSENGQVSFHHHEVVGAKLVRRRMRKLKYSKQMIGDVSQLIYLHMRFHGFGDGQWTDSAVRRYVADAGPLLPRLHKLVRADCTTRNKNKARRLQRTYDQLEERIADIAAREDLAKVRPDLDGNEIMSILGISPGPEVGKAWTFLKDLRLERGPLDHAEAVAELRQWWANQRK